The following are encoded together in the Zingiber officinale cultivar Zhangliang chromosome 8A, Zo_v1.1, whole genome shotgun sequence genome:
- the LOC122011715 gene encoding probable CDP-diacylglycerol--inositol 3-phosphatidyltransferase 2 — MAGSSNQETGSVYLYVPNVIGYIRVILNCVAFSVCYSQKSLSAILYVTSFVCDALDGWFARRLNQVSTFGAVLDMVTDRVSTACLLSVLSQLYRPGLIFLALLGLDIASHWLQMYSSFLSGKTSHKDVKDSSSWLFKLYYRNRMFMAFCCVGSEVLYIILYLLADEKSESLITVYLNAIRTNTLLSFLLPFVSIGWAIKQVVNVIQMKSAADSCVNHDMKRSV; from the exons ATGGCAGGGTCATCAAATCAAGAAACTGGATCAGTATATTTATACGTTCCTAATGTTATAG GTTATATAAGAGTCATCTTGAATTGTGTAGCATTTTCTGTGTGCTATTCGCAAAAATCTCTCTCTGCCATTCTCTATGTTACTAG CTTTGTGTGTGATGCATTGGATGGTTGGTTCGCACGAAGGTTAAACCAAG TGTCAACTTTTGGAGCTGTTTTGGACATGGTAACAGACAG GGTTAGCACCGCATGTCTACTGTCTGTTCTCTCACAACTATACAG ACCAGGTTTAATTTTCTTAGCATTGCTTGGATTGGACATTGCGAGTCATTGGCTGCAAATGTACAG TTCATTCTTATCTGGCAAAACTAGCCACAAAGATGTGAAGGACTCAAGCAGTTGGCTTTTTAAGTTGTACTACAGAAACCGCATGTTCATGGCCTTCTGCTGTGTGGGATCTGAG GTTCTTTACATCATCCTCTATCTTCTTGCTGATGAGAAATCTGAAAGCTTGATCACT GTATATTTGAATGCCATTCGGACAAATACACTCCTCTCATTTTTGTTGCCTTTTGTTTCGATCGGATGGGCCATTAAGCAAGTGGTGAATGTCATCCAG ATGAAGTCAGCTGCTGATTCTTGTGTGAATCACGATATGAAGAGAAGTGTTTGA
- the LOC122009336 gene encoding ATP phosphoribosyltransferase 2, chloroplastic-like — translation MDTVPVICLEQLCDAHKSGDLEVWFQRPKDIVRKIKSGDLDLGIVGYDIVCECGEMGTTDAILDLVSSGMTLAENNLKEIKGGVVLESQAVRVASRRSLNMSKGALEITHEMLERLEAHLRAIGVVTVVANMRGNSAEEVAERVLSQPSLSGLQGPTVSPVFCKRDGKVVVDFFAIIICVLQMELYKSVQQLRAIGGSGVLVSDLTYIFEEETPRWRTLLSELGL, via the exons ATGGAT ACTGTTCCTGTAATATGTCTCGAGCAACTCTGTGACGCCCACAAGTCAGGTGATTTGGAGGTGTGGTTTCAACGACCTAAAGATATAGTTCGAAAGATAAAGTCAGGTGATTTGGATCTTGGTATTGTTGGTTATGACATCGTTTGTGAATGTGGTGAG ATGGGCACAACTGATGCTATTTTAGATCTTGTGAGCAGTGGCATGACACTAGCAGAgaacaatttgaaagaaatcaaaggTGGAGTTGTCTTAGAAAGCCAA GCTGTGCGTGTTGCAAGCCGGAGATCTTTGAACATGAGCAAGGGTGCACTAGAAATCACCCATGAAATGCTTGAACGACTTGAGGCACATTTAAGGGCTATTGGGGTAGTAACA GTCGTTGCAAATATGAGGGGCAACAGCGCAGAGGAAGTGGCAGAGAGAGTTCTTAGCCAACCATCATTATCGGGCTTGCAA GGTCCTACTGTAAGTCCAGTGTTCTGCAAACGTGATGGCAAGGTCGTAGTGGACTTCTTTGCGATAATCATATGTGTGCTGCAAATGGAGCTTTACAAATCTGTTCAGCAACTAAGAGCA ATTGGTGGGAGTGGGGTTTTGGTATCCGATTTGACATATATTTTTGAGGAAGAGACACCAAGGTGGCGCACCCTTCTTTCAGAGCTTGGGTTATGA